TAAGCCATAGCTCGAGGTATTTCGCGATGTATTCATTGGGAATCTCAGGAAATAACTCTATTTCCGAAAGCAAATCTTCATCCTTAAGATTCAACGTCGACATAGCTTGACAATATAGGGACCAAGTTTCGGGACTTGGCTTTGTAAGGAAGAAATTCTGGAAAGCCTTGAACAAAACTTGTCGTACTGAATGATGATTCTCGATCGCCCATGTTTTCTGGAGAAAATCTGTAAGTTCATGCATCGAAGCTACTAAATACATCAGCCTAATTCCATGTTTTCGCGTGCTCACGCGCATACTCATTAACTTTTGTGTGATTGATATCACTTTCGGCAAAGAAGTCCGCCTACTCACGTTTGTTAGTGTCATTAGAGCTATTGATAAGTAATCTCCTTCGCACAATCTAACTACGAGATCGAGAGGTACTGGTGGATTGGAAAGTCTCATGCTCAATGGTAAATTCCGCACGATCTTGTAATTATCCTTGGCGTTCGGATCACTAGTATCTATCGTTGTTTCCGTAGGTGTGAGAGGATCAATTAGTTTTGTCACCACATCACCATGAAGTAGAATGGCCAGGATAACTACACTAGACGATATTTcatctgtatttttatcgtaGATATAATTCATGCAACGATCAGCAAATTTAATGGGTAAGTCTTTATACCAACGCGTGGCCTTGACGAAGCGTTGTACACGTTTAATATGGCAGTTCTTCATGCAGTCagctaaatatttttcccaATTCTTcagtatattttgtaaatctcGATTCAATAAAGCGAGCGCCGCGCCTGATGTTACATTTGCGATGTTTTCTGGGAACCACGTACGGTACAGTTCTGACTCATTCTTCTGCAATATGTCTTTTACATTCCAGGTATCTTCTTCGGAACGTATTGCTTCGCGAATAGCATCCATTAGCCAAGGATAATCTCTAATTgtcatttcttttatcttgaCGCGCGATTTTTTACATCTATCGTTGAAATCATATATCGCTGCAACATAGCTGCAAaggttgtatattttttcatcaagCTTTTTGAAAGACCTTTTTTGAATGGCATTTGCAAAAGTTACGAGGCATTGTCTCTCATATTGTGGATATTCTTCGAGTATGTTGAAGTTTACGTACCATCGATTATCTCCTAGAAGCATGTTAATCAACTCCTCAATTGGCATATTGTGTATAAGTTTGAAATGTATTATAGCTGAGAGTATTTCTTTCGGTGCgaattcattttttacatgATATAATCGGACAATGTCCAGTACAAGAGAGATCTGCTTTTCGCTTAAATGCGGTACATCGTATATTTGCAAGAGTTCATCGAACACTCGTTCGAATAGCCAAGAGTTTTCGTTTTTATgtctatttaagaaatatgtcAAAGTATTGGACAACGCATCGTCATCCTCATTAACCTTACAAACGTAAATCATTTGTAAAATAAGGCAAACTCTATTTGATTCACttgcagttttatttattttttccttgatAACCGGTATAGCTTCGTTAACAGGTAAATAACAAATCCAAGCTCTCTTGTAATCCATCGTATATTCATAATGAATCTCCTCTGATAATAAGTTTTGCTTTTCGATGTTGATTTTAGCATGTTTGATCCGCTCCTCTGCAGGTAATAACTGTAATAAAGCAGGCGTCACGTTTTTCGTCTCGTCGAGAAGATCAgcatgatatttatttttgtaggaTTTACAAAGCAAATCGTATTTTTTATCACGTGGGTAATGCTTTAAGTAAGCGAGCACGCTATCTGTATTGAAGGAAGAACGTTCTGCGGGCAATAGACCTGGAAATATGCTTTCCATTAAATCCTCGTTGATCTTTTTGGGTGGTAAGATGCGGATGTATAAAAGCGGtttctttatcaaatatttctgagcttttttcaaaaatatttcggcACACGTGTTACTCAAAACAATATTCGGCGGATCTGTCTCATGTATCTCGCACAGTACTACGAAAGCTTCCAGTCgcttctttattaatttaggcAGGAAAGACTTATATCTATCGATGCCGATCGCGAAAGGAGTACGCTCAGTCGCGTTTAGTTCGCGGGGTTTCAATAATTTGAGAAAACGCACTATAAAATCCGGATTTTTGCGGAAGATCTTTTTAGCAATTTCTACTGGCAGCACGAGTTCCTTCTCTATGATCGTTTTATAAGCAAAAGCTTCATCGCAAGCCGTGATCAACGGGTAAGCGATTTGAATACCGTAAATAGATGACACTGCTGTGAACATTTGTTGCGCGAAAATTGGATCCTTGCCAGATAATCGATGTGCGAGTGTAAGCACAATACGCGTTCTTGTATTCACGGAAACGTAGGGGAAGAGACGTTCGCAGAAATATGAAACGTCAACGATCTTCTTGTGGCTGCCATCGAAGAACCAGGAAGCCTTAAAAGCCCGATTTATTATCGTCGAATCTTCACACTTGAGCGCCGACGTTATATCCTCGTGCATCTTCTTCTTGACAGCAGTTTCTACGCGCAGTATAGGCAGCAATTCTGGTGGAAATTGTTCAAGACTTTCGCTGGTCTGGTGTAAAGTCAATTTTCCGATCCAACTCAATTTTTCACCAGCGGTATCACCCGGTATCTTTTGAATCGCCCGTAGATAAGGCATCTATAAGTCGCGAGGTACCTTGTAGTCCATCGTGacgtttaaagataaataagcaaaaacaaaacgaaaatattctatatgtatgtattcttTAAGTAGCGTATGTAAGTAATAAGTCTTTGCTTTTATCCTCTTACGTTATCAGATGAAATTGTCATTGTTGCTCGAGCGAATCCAAACCACGATCTTGTTGATTTTGTTCGATCAGCCAAAAGTCAAATGTGGTATGAGATCGATGCTCAGGCGAACGCCTCGAAGAATTTTCCTGCAATCTGGAGAATTCGCTACCGCGAATTTGCAGTTCCAGAATACACGCCCGCTTTCCAAAGCCCGCTTTTCGCCAGCCGCACAAAGGCAGTTTTGCCTTCGGCCGTAAAATACGTGGTACGTAATTCGAAATTGTCCGTACGCAACTAATCGCAAACGTCACTCACACTCACTTAACTGATTATCGCTCGTAATCTCACATATGTTCCGACCGCAATCGAcgtaatttaaagttaaaattccAATGTCAAATTCCAATCAATTGCACAACGTTTTGTAAAGGTCTCTTCTGCGAACTTCGCACCGCGGCCCGTGTTTCC
The nucleotide sequence above comes from Temnothorax longispinosus isolate EJ_2023e chromosome 4, Tlon_JGU_v1, whole genome shotgun sequence. Encoded proteins:
- the LOC139811615 gene encoding uncharacterized protein, which translates into the protein MTISSDNMPYLRAIQKIPGDTAGEKLSWIGKLTLHQTSESLEQFPPELLPILRVETAVKKKMHEDITSALKCEDSTIINRAFKASWFFDGSHKKIVDVSYFCERLFPYVSVNTRTRIVLTLAHRLSGKDPIFAQQMFTAVSSIYGIQIAYPLITACDEAFAYKTIIEKELVLPVEIAKKIFRKNPDFIVRFLKLLKPRELNATERTPFAIGIDRYKSFLPKLIKKRLEAFVVLCEIHETDPPNIVLSNTCAEIFLKKAQKYLIKKPLLYIRILPPKKINEDLMESIFPGLLPAERSSFNTDSVLAYLKHYPRDKKYDLLCKSYKNKYHADLLDETKNVTPALLQLLPAEERIKHAKINIEKQNLLSEEIHYEYTMDYKRAWICYLPVNEAIPVIKEKINKTASESNRVCLILQMIYVCKVNEDDDALSNTLTYFLNRHKNENSWLFERVFDELLQIYDVPHLSEKQISLVLDIVRLYHVKNEFAPKEILSAIIHFKLIHNMPIEELINMLLGDNRWYVNFNILEEYPQYERQCLVTFANAIQKRSFKKLDEKIYNLCSYVAAIYDFNDRCKKSRVKIKEMTIRDYPWLMDAIREAIRSEEDTWNVKDILQKNESELYRTWFPENIANVTSGAALALLNRDLQNILKNWEKYLADCMKNCHIKRVQRFVKATRWYKDLPIKFADRCMNYIYDKNTDEISSSVVILAILLHGDVVTKLIDPLTPTETTIDTSDPNAKDNYKIVRNLPLSMRLSNPPVPLDLVVRLCEGDYLSIALMTLTNVSRRTSLPKVISITQKLMSMRVSTRKHGIRLMYLVASMHELTDFLQKTWAIENHHSVRQVLFKAFQNFFLTKPSPETWSLYCQAMSTLNLKDEDLLSEIELFPEIPNEYIAKYLELWLKTIDNLQRLDVQKKNKYIVNYLATITASVFNLLPEEFSENILRRFLFHIDTNVSEAARRFTIAYILSEDKDKHATRIKVFADVFHNAVTTYWNVPHPKKLRFHPINKAVRLFVDDFVVSYVDKSCLNKSINPKIIDNMQTIFLSVLSPRQEARSYLLLVYAKKLQKCISTKTSFGLRLGQQLHELTDVFSSLLVSFMTEVLKYFLSRVYKHSDLEEVKFSVIEGLVEAGNTDSCFIAVTMLPSTIQTKHVARYDRLIEKFREMEEPTITILYDHLNETDLKTID